One window of Anaeromyxobacter diazotrophicus genomic DNA carries:
- the nrfD gene encoding NrfD/PsrC family molybdoenzyme membrane anchor subunit has product MPEISGFSFPNDVHVWWSLMIVMYPYITGFVAGAFIVTSLYHLFGRTEFKPVARLAMATSFAFLLVASLPLQLHLGHPERGVQVMVTPHFTSAMAGFGILYSGYLAILVLEVWFVWRPEIILRARRSRGLRRAFYAALALGTYDTGPQALEVDHRAITLLAGLGLPGACMLHGYVGFIFGAIKANPWWSTPLMPVIFLVSAAVSGIALLVVLYQVVSRLQGRSPDQPCVSALARWLWFFLILTLTLELLEIIVMAYERSESWLIISELLTTRLQFSYVTMQMIVGGLIPLILLAVVVLMNRYLHERVRNTLSTVAALLCLLQVFSMRWNIVVGGQLMSKSLRGLRSPYEPELFGREGVLMAIALVAAPFVILWVFDRVLGIEEREPEAGSGSGAPEERRPAAAAGGGVHAA; this is encoded by the coding sequence ATGCCGGAGATCAGCGGCTTCTCCTTCCCGAACGACGTCCACGTGTGGTGGAGCCTCATGATCGTGATGTACCCGTACATCACGGGCTTCGTGGCCGGCGCCTTCATCGTCACCTCGCTCTACCACCTGTTCGGGCGCACCGAGTTCAAGCCGGTGGCGCGGCTGGCGATGGCCACCTCCTTCGCCTTCCTGCTCGTCGCCTCCCTGCCGCTCCAGCTCCACCTCGGCCACCCCGAGCGCGGGGTCCAGGTCATGGTGACGCCGCACTTCACCTCGGCGATGGCGGGGTTCGGCATCCTCTACAGCGGCTACCTCGCCATCCTGGTGCTCGAGGTGTGGTTCGTCTGGCGCCCGGAGATCATCCTGCGGGCACGGCGCAGCCGGGGGCTCCGGCGCGCCTTCTACGCGGCCCTCGCGCTCGGCACCTACGACACCGGGCCGCAGGCGCTGGAGGTCGACCACCGCGCCATCACCCTCTTGGCGGGCCTGGGCCTCCCCGGCGCCTGCATGCTGCACGGCTATGTCGGCTTCATCTTCGGCGCCATCAAGGCGAACCCCTGGTGGTCGACGCCGCTCATGCCGGTCATCTTCCTCGTCTCGGCGGCGGTCTCCGGCATCGCGCTGCTGGTGGTCCTGTACCAGGTGGTCTCGCGGCTCCAGGGGCGCTCGCCCGACCAGCCCTGCGTCTCGGCGCTGGCGCGCTGGCTCTGGTTCTTCCTCATCCTCACGCTCACGCTCGAGCTCCTCGAGATCATCGTCATGGCGTACGAGCGCTCCGAGTCGTGGCTCATCATCTCCGAGCTCCTCACCACCCGGCTCCAGTTCTCCTACGTGACCATGCAGATGATCGTGGGCGGGCTCATCCCCCTCATCCTGCTGGCGGTGGTGGTGCTCATGAACCGCTACCTGCACGAGCGGGTGCGGAACACGCTCTCCACCGTGGCGGCGCTCCTGTGCCTCCTGCAGGTGTTCTCGATGCGCTGGAACATCGTGGTCGGCGGGCAGCTCATGTCGAAGTCGCTGCGCGGGCTCCGCTCCCCCTACGAGCCCGAGCTGTTCGGCCGCGAGGGCGTCCTCATGGCGATCGCGCTGGTGGCGGCGCCGTTCGTCATCCTCTGGGTCTTCGACCGCGTGCTCGGGATCGAGGAGCGCGAGCCCGAGGCCGGCAGCGGCAGCGGCGCGCCGGAGGAGCGACGCCCGGCCGCCGCCGCCGGGGGCGGGGTCCACGCCGCGTAG
- a CDS encoding 4Fe-4S dicluster domain-containing protein: protein MAPKSNALPVLQSDPARPSPGVGRRRFLADALRLSGGALVLLAGGSAAEALAAVQAPHPEAYRWDEHLYAYLIDTTKCIGCGSCVRACAAENQVPDGFYRTWIERYVVGMEQTHVESPNGGKDGFGPIQVGFTATKSFFVPKMCNHCRATPCVQVCPVGASYRTKDGVVMVDGERCIGCAYCVQACPFGSRFISPVTHTAEKCTWCYHRVTKGLRPACVEVCPTGARQFGDLKREDDPVRRAIAQDRVEVLQGHLLTEPQCYYLHLDKEVR, encoded by the coding sequence ATGGCCCCCAAGTCGAACGCGCTCCCGGTGCTCCAGTCCGACCCGGCGCGCCCCTCCCCCGGCGTCGGGCGGCGCCGGTTCCTCGCCGACGCCCTGCGCCTGTCGGGCGGCGCGCTGGTGCTCCTCGCCGGCGGCTCGGCCGCGGAGGCGCTCGCGGCGGTGCAGGCCCCGCACCCCGAGGCCTACCGCTGGGACGAGCATCTCTACGCCTACCTCATCGACACCACGAAGTGCATCGGCTGCGGCTCCTGCGTGCGCGCCTGCGCCGCCGAGAACCAGGTGCCGGACGGCTTCTACCGCACCTGGATCGAGCGCTACGTCGTCGGCATGGAGCAGACCCACGTCGAGTCGCCGAACGGCGGCAAGGACGGCTTCGGCCCGATCCAGGTCGGCTTCACCGCCACCAAGTCGTTCTTCGTGCCGAAGATGTGCAACCACTGCCGCGCCACCCCCTGCGTCCAGGTCTGCCCGGTGGGCGCCTCCTACCGCACGAAGGACGGCGTGGTGATGGTCGACGGCGAGCGGTGCATCGGCTGCGCCTACTGCGTGCAGGCCTGCCCGTTCGGCAGCCGCTTCATCTCGCCGGTCACGCACACCGCCGAGAAGTGCACCTGGTGCTACCACCGCGTCACGAAGGGACTCCGGCCGGCCTGCGTCGAGGTCTGCCCGACCGGCGCGCGCCAGTTCGGCGACCTCAAGCGCGAGGACGACCCGGTGCGCCGCGCCATCGCGCAGGACCGGGTCGAGGTGCTGCAGGGGCACCTCCTCACCGAGCCCCAGTGCTACTACCTGCACCTCGACAAGGAGGTCCGGTGA
- a CDS encoding cytochrome C, with translation MEHARHVFRVALVLGAVLAAVLVTRGFLVPKSYGMYGPYRYDNVVEQMNLRAPVHRGPAACGECHDEQSKKRAAGSHKGVSCEICHGPLALHVKDDGSVEPPPVDRSYGLCARCHRKIEGRPASFPQVVLEQHVSGPVEGQVCLGCHDPHSPKL, from the coding sequence ATGGAGCATGCCCGCCACGTCTTCCGCGTCGCGCTCGTCCTCGGGGCGGTGCTCGCCGCCGTCCTGGTGACCCGCGGCTTCCTGGTCCCGAAGTCGTACGGGATGTACGGCCCGTACCGGTACGACAACGTCGTCGAGCAGATGAACCTCCGCGCGCCGGTCCACCGCGGCCCCGCCGCTTGCGGCGAGTGCCACGACGAGCAATCGAAGAAGCGCGCAGCCGGCAGCCACAAGGGCGTGAGCTGCGAGATCTGCCACGGCCCGCTCGCGCTGCACGTGAAGGACGACGGCTCGGTGGAGCCCCCGCCCGTCGACCGCTCGTACGGCCTGTGCGCGCGCTGCCACCGGAAGATCGAGGGCCGCCCGGCGAGCTTCCCCCAGGTGGTGCTGGAGCAGCACGTGAGCGGCCCGGTCGAGGGCCAGGTCTGCCTCGGCTGCCACGACCCTCACTCCCCGAAGCTCTAG
- a CDS encoding deoxynucleoside kinase, giving the protein MERARYIAIDGPIGAGKTTLANLLVERLGGRLVAEPVEENPFLAGFYDDRRKFAFQTQLFFLLSRFQQQQTLFQQDLFGQLTVADYLFEKDRIFAALNLEAHELALYEQVFSLLGGRIARPDLVIYLQARQEVLQARIRRRGRPFERHLEPEYLQALAKAYNDFFFHYDDAPLLVVNTSDLDLAAEADQDALLAVIRRHKSGVQHYNPAR; this is encoded by the coding sequence ATGGAACGCGCCCGCTACATCGCCATCGACGGGCCCATCGGCGCGGGCAAGACCACCCTCGCCAACCTGCTCGTGGAGCGGCTCGGCGGGCGGCTGGTCGCCGAGCCGGTCGAGGAGAACCCGTTCCTGGCCGGCTTCTACGACGACCGGCGGAAGTTCGCGTTCCAGACCCAGCTCTTCTTCCTGCTGTCGCGCTTCCAGCAGCAGCAGACGCTCTTCCAGCAGGACCTCTTCGGCCAGCTCACCGTCGCCGATTACCTGTTCGAGAAGGACCGGATCTTCGCCGCCCTGAACCTCGAGGCCCACGAGCTGGCGCTGTACGAGCAGGTCTTCTCGCTGCTCGGCGGCCGCATCGCCCGGCCCGACCTCGTCATCTACCTGCAGGCGCGGCAGGAGGTGCTCCAGGCGCGCATCCGCCGCCGCGGGCGCCCGTTCGAGCGGCACCTCGAGCCCGAGTACCTCCAGGCGCTCGCCAAGGCCTACAACGACTTCTTCTTCCACTACGACGACGCGCCCTTGCTGGTGGTCAACACGAGCGACCTCGACCTCGCCGCCGAGGCGGACCAGGACGCGCTGCTCGCGGTCATCCGCCGGCACAAGAGCGGCGTGCAGCACTACAACCCGGCGCGCTGA
- the panB gene encoding 3-methyl-2-oxobutanoate hydroxymethyltransferase: MSTQPQAPRRRLTITDLRKMKVAGEKIAMVTAYDAAMARLVDEGGADAVLVGDSLGMVFQGHDSTLPVALEHMIYHAAAVRRGLARSAGRAHLTVDMPFGSYQAGADDAVRSAMRLAAEGGAEAVKLEGGADYADVIRRIVRAGVPVMGHIGLTPQSVHRMGGYVVQGKDSEKARRLLDDARAVEAAGCSAIVLECIPAELARVITGELSIPTIGIGAGPHCDGQVLVVNDLLGLDGAFKPKFVKRYAEQGASTAGAVSAYAAEVKQGSFPAEEHSFHSKTLRLVHASEEERPDDAQVVGAPV; this comes from the coding sequence ATGTCGACCCAGCCTCAGGCGCCGCGGCGGCGCCTCACCATCACCGATCTGCGCAAGATGAAGGTGGCCGGCGAGAAGATCGCCATGGTCACCGCGTACGACGCCGCCATGGCGCGCCTGGTGGACGAAGGCGGCGCGGACGCGGTGCTGGTGGGCGACTCGCTGGGGATGGTCTTCCAGGGGCACGACTCCACCCTGCCGGTCGCCCTGGAGCACATGATCTACCACGCGGCCGCGGTGCGGCGCGGCCTCGCCCGGAGCGCCGGCCGCGCCCACCTCACCGTGGACATGCCGTTCGGCAGCTACCAGGCGGGGGCGGACGACGCGGTGCGCAGCGCGATGCGGCTCGCCGCCGAGGGCGGCGCCGAGGCGGTCAAGCTCGAGGGCGGGGCCGACTACGCGGACGTCATCCGCCGCATCGTCCGCGCCGGCGTGCCGGTGATGGGCCACATCGGGCTCACCCCGCAGTCGGTCCACCGGATGGGCGGCTACGTGGTGCAGGGGAAGGACTCCGAGAAGGCGCGGCGGCTGCTCGACGACGCGCGCGCGGTGGAGGCGGCGGGGTGCTCCGCCATCGTGCTGGAGTGCATCCCGGCGGAGCTCGCCCGCGTCATCACCGGCGAGCTCTCCATCCCCACCATCGGCATCGGGGCCGGGCCGCACTGCGACGGACAGGTGCTGGTCGTGAACGACCTGCTCGGCCTCGACGGCGCCTTCAAGCCCAAGTTCGTGAAGCGCTACGCCGAGCAGGGCGCCTCCACGGCCGGCGCGGTGTCCGCCTACGCGGCCGAGGTGAAGCAGGGGTCGTTCCCGGCGGAGGAGCACAGCTTCCACTCGAAGACGCTGCGGCTCGTACACGCGTCCGAGGAGGAGCGCCCCGACGACGCCCAGGTCGTCGGCGCGCCGGTGTAG